The Cervus canadensis isolate Bull #8, Minnesota chromosome 29, ASM1932006v1, whole genome shotgun sequence genome includes a window with the following:
- the LOC122431070 gene encoding putative olfactory receptor 8G3 pseudogene, producing MDPGNHSSVTEFILAGLTDQPRLQLPLFLLFLGVYVVTVVANLGVITLTGLSSHLHTPMYYFLSSLSFIDLCQSTVITPKMLVNFVTEKNIISYPECMTQLYFFIIFAIAESHMLAAMAYDRYVAICNPLLYNVTMSYYICFCLTIGVYIMGITGSTIHTGFMLRLFLCKTNIINHYFCDLFPLLELSCSSVYVNELLVIFLSAFNILIPALVILSSYIFILSSILQIHSTKGRSKAFSTCSSHISAVAIFYVSAAFMYLQPSSVSSMDQGKVSSVFYTIIVPMLNPLIYSLQNRDVKFALKKILDCAKRI from the coding sequence ATGGACCCTGGAAATCACTCCTCAGTGACTGAGTTCATCCTCGCTGGACTCACAGATCAGCCACGACTCCAGCTGCCCCTGTTCCTCCTCTTCCTAGGAGTCTATGTGGTCACGGTGGTGGCGAACCTGGGCGTGATCACACTGACGGGGCTCAGTTCTCAcctgcacacccccatgtactattTCCTCAGCAGTTTGTCCTTTATTGATCTCTGTCAGTCCACTGTCATTACCCCCAAAATGCTGGTGAACTTCGTGACAGAGAAGAATATTATCTCCTATCCTGAATGCATGACTCAActttatttcttcatcatttttgCTATTGCAGAAAGTCACATGTTGGCTGCAATGGCATATGACCGCTATGTTGCCATCTGCAACCCCTTGCTTTACAACGTCACCATGTCTTATTACATCTGCTTCTGCCTCACGATAGGCGTTTATATTATGGGCATCACTGGATCCACAATCCATACAGGATTTATGTTGAGACTCTTTTTATGCAAGACCAATATCATTAACCATTATTTCTGTGATCTCTTCCCACTCTTGGAGCTATCCTGTTCCAGCGTCTATGTCAATGAATTATTGGTTATATTCCTAAGTGCATTTAACATTTTGATTCCTGCCTTAGTTATTCTTTCTTCCTACATCTTCATCCTCTCCAGCATCCTCCAAATCCACTCCACAAAGGGCAGGTCCAAAGCCTTCAGCACCTGCAGCTCTCACATCTCAGCTGTTGCTATTTTCTATGTATCTGCAGCATTCATGTACCTGCAGCCATCATCAGTCAGCTCTATGGACCAAGGAAAAGTGTCCTCTGTGTTTTATACCATCATTGTGCCCATGCTAAACCCCCTGATCTATAGCCTACAGAATAGGGATGTCAAATTTGCACTGAAAAAAATTCTAGACTGTGCAAAACGTATATGA
- the LOC122431039 gene encoding putative olfactory receptor 8G3 pseudogene gives MDPGNHSLVTEFILAGLTEQPQLQLLLFFLFLGIYVVTVVGNLGMITLIGLSSHLHTPMYYFLINLSFVDFCHSTVITPKMLVNFVTEKNIISYTECMTQLYFFIIFIIAEGYMLAVMAYDRYVAICNPLLYNVIMSYHICFRLTVGVYILGFIGSTIHTGFMLRLFFCKNKMINHYFCDLFPLLELSCSSTYTNKLLVLVLSAFNIVTPSLTILASYIFILSSILQIHSIEGRSKAFSTCSSHISAVAVFSGSATFTYLQPSSVSSMDQGKVSSVFYTCIVPMLNPLIYSLRNKDVKLALKKFWRLKNVYE, from the coding sequence ATGGACCCTGGAAACCACTCCTTAGTGACTGAGTTCATCCTCGCTGGGCTCACAGAACAACCACAACTCCAGctgctccttttcttcctcttcctaggAATCTATGTGGTCACGGTGGTGGGGAACCTGGGCATGATCACACTGATTGGGCTCAGTTCCCACCTGCACACTCCAATGTATTACTTCCTCATCAACCTGTCTTTTGTTGACTTCTGTCATTCCACTGTCATAACCCCCAAAATGCTGGTGAATTTTGTGACAGAGAAGAATATTATCTCCTACACTGAATGCATGACTCAGCTCtatttcttcatcatttttatCATTGCAGAGGGTTACATGTTGGCTGTAATGGCATATGACCGCTATGTTGCCATCTGTAACCCCTTGCTTTATAATGTCATCATGTCTTACCACATCTGCTTCCGCCTCACAGTGGGAGTTTATATTTTGGGTTTCATCGGGTCTACAATCCATACAGGCTTTATGTTGAGACTCTTTTTCTGCAAGAACAAGATGATTAACCATTATTTCTGTGATCTCTTTCCACTCTTGGAGCTATCCTGTTCTAGCACCTATACCAACAAATTATTGGTTCTAGTCTTGAGTGCATTTAACATTGTGACACCTTCCTTAACCATCCTTGCTTCCTACATCTTCATTCTCTCCAGCATCCTCCAAATCCACTCCATTGAGGGCAGGTCCAAAGCCTTCAGCACATGCAGTTCTCATATTTCAGCTGTTGCTGTTTTCTCTGGATCTGCAACATTCACATACCTGCAGCCATCATCTGTGAGCTCCATGGATCAAGGAAAAGTGTCCTCTGTGTTTTATACCTGCATTGTACCCATGCTGAATCCTCTGATCTACAGTCTGCGTAACAAGGATGTCAAACTTGCCctgaaaaaattctggagattGAAAAACGTGTATGAATAG